A stretch of Flavobacterium sp. N1994 DNA encodes these proteins:
- a CDS encoding riboflavin synthase: MFTGIIETLGIIKDLKKDNDNLHITLSSTITNELKIDQSVAHNGVCLTVVAINNDEYTVTAIRETIEKTNLADWKIGDIVNLERAMKLGDRLDGHIVQGHVDQFGICKSIEEANGSWYFTFEYDSKLNNITIEKGSITVNGVSLTVVNSKANEFSVAIIPYTYEHTNFSTFSKGTKINLEFDVVGKYVARLYALKQ; encoded by the coding sequence ATGTTTACAGGAATAATCGAAACCCTTGGAATAATAAAAGATTTAAAAAAGGACAATGATAATCTACATATAACACTCTCTTCAACTATAACCAACGAATTAAAAATTGACCAAAGTGTGGCACATAATGGAGTTTGTCTTACTGTAGTCGCCATAAATAATGACGAATATACGGTAACTGCGATCCGAGAAACTATTGAAAAAACAAATTTAGCCGATTGGAAAATTGGTGACATTGTTAATTTAGAACGTGCTATGAAACTTGGCGACCGTCTTGACGGACACATTGTTCAAGGTCATGTAGATCAATTTGGTATTTGCAAATCTATTGAGGAAGCTAACGGAAGTTGGTACTTTACTTTTGAATACGACAGTAAATTAAATAACATTACTATTGAAAAAGGTTCTATAACAGTAAATGGTGTAAGCTTGACAGTTGTCAATTCTAAAGCAAATGAGTTTAGTGTTGCCATCATTCCATATACATACGAACACACAAACTTCAGCACTTTTAGTAAAGGCACAAAAATTAATTTAGAATTTGACGTTGTGGGAAAATACGTTGCTAGACTCTATGCTTTGAAACAATAA
- the mce gene encoding methylmalonyl-CoA epimerase, with protein sequence MRKIEHIGIAVKNLKDSNLLFEKLFGNPPYKEEEVASEGVKTSFFINGPNKIELLEATNPESPIAKFLEKKGEGIHHIAFDVENILEEMDRLKKEGFIILNETPKKGADNKLVAFLHPKGTNGVLIELCQEIPSK encoded by the coding sequence ATGAGAAAAATAGAACATATTGGCATTGCTGTAAAAAATTTAAAGGATTCAAATTTACTTTTTGAAAAACTATTTGGAAACCCACCCTACAAAGAAGAAGAAGTGGCTAGCGAAGGAGTAAAAACATCTTTTTTTATTAATGGTCCAAACAAAATCGAGCTCCTTGAAGCAACGAATCCAGAAAGTCCTATTGCAAAATTCCTTGAAAAGAAAGGTGAAGGCATTCACCACATCGCTTTTGATGTTGAGAATATTTTAGAAGAAATGGACAGGTTAAAAAAAGAAGGCTTTATTATTTTAAACGAAACTCCTAAAAAAGGAGCAGACAATAAACTAGTTGCTTTTTTACATCCAAAAGGGACAAATGGCGTTTTGATTGAACTTTGTCAAGAAATCCCATCAAAATAG